Genomic segment of Synechococcus sp. A15-28:
GGCACGTAGCGGGGACTCAGGTGTGTGATCGCCAGTTGGCCGACACCGGCTTCGGCGGCGGTCTGGGCCGCCATGGTGCTGGTGGAGTGCTGTTTCTGAAAGGCCATCTCCGCCTCGGCATGGGCGAAGGTCGATTCATGGATCAGCAGATCCACGCCCCGGGCCAGCTCAACAGCGGCATCGCAGAAGACGGTATCGGTGCAGATCATCACGCTCACCCCCGGTCGCTCCGGGCCGCAGAGCGTGGTGCCGTCGATGACGCGGCCATCCTCCAGGGTCACGCTCTCACCGCGCTTCAGCCGGGCGTACACCGGCCCTGGCGGTATGCCGAGGGACCGGGCCTTATCGATGTCGAACCGTCCCGCCAGGGGCTTCTGGTCCACCCGGTAGGCGTAGGCCGGCACCCGGTGGGTCAGGGGGGTGCAGCGCACGGTGAGCTCGTCGTCTTCGAACAGCACGGTTCCCTGTTCAGCCGCCGGCCGTGAGCGGTGCACCTGGAGCGGATAGCCGATGCGGGTTGAGCTGGTGTGCAGCGCACCCTTGAGGAAGGATTCGAGCGGATCGGGGCCGTAGAGATCCACCCCGTCCTGGCAGGAGCCGGACAACCCCAGGCTGGCCAGCAGCCCTGGCAGCCCGAAGACATGATCACCGTGCATATGGGTGACAAACACCCGCCGCAGTTGTGACAGGCGCAGATCGCTGCGCAGAAACTGATGCTGCGTGCCCTCGCCGCAGTCGAACAGCCACATCTCCGACCGCTGCGGCAGACGCAGGGCCACGGCGGAGACGTTGCGCGCCCGGGTGGGCACACCGGAACTGGTACCGAGAAAGGTGACCTGCACGGCCGCTGGTACTCAGTGGTCATGCTGCCATCTGGTTGGCCCTGGACAGGCGGGGCACACTGGGACGCGTTCTGGTGTCGCGTGCGTTTCGCTCCGATCGTCGCTCTGATGGGCTGTGCTGTCGTCAGCGCTGTCGCTCCGCCACCTGCTGTGCCCCTGGGCCGTGAACCGCAGATGCGCGTGCTGGTGCAGGAGGGGCCGCGCCTGGCCCTGCGGGCCGATGGCAACCAGCTGTTTCAGGTGCGGGGTCTGCCGGGGGGCACCCGCACGTTGCGTCGCCTGGTGCTGAGCCTGCGCGGTGGGGCGCTGTTGGCGGAACTGGATGGCGAGCAGCAACGACTCCCGGCCAGCAGTCTTCTTCAGGTGCGATCCAGTGACCCTCGGGGCATCTGGCTGGCACAGCGCCGTTACCGAGGTGAGCTGCGCCTCAGTGGCCGCGGCGGCCAGCTCCGGGCCGTGAACGCCCTCGGCATCGAGTCCTACCTGATGAGCGTGGTGGGCAGTGAGATGCCCCATAAGTGGCCACTGGCTGCTCTGCAGGCGCAGGCCGTGGCCGCACGCACCTATGCCCTTCAGCAACGCAGTCGAGGCGGTGGCTGGGATCTGAAGGCCACCGTCGCCAGCCAGGTGTACCTGGGTGTTGAGTCCGAAACCCCGCGCACCCGTCAGGCCGTGGCCAGCACCCGCTCCCTGGTGTTGGTGCACGGCGGCAAGTTGATCAATGCGGTCTTCCACAGCAGCTCCGGTGGTGTCACCGAGGCCAGCGGCATGGTCTGGCGCAACCAGCTCCCCTATCTGGTGAGCGTGCCGGATCACGACCAGCACAGTCCGATGCATCGCTGGCAGGAGCGGTTCGACCTGGAGGGTCTGCGCCAGCGGCTGCCGGAAACCGGTGGTGTGAATGCGGTTGATGTCCTGAGCCGCAGTGCCAGTGGACGGGTGCGGCAGGCGCGGCTGCGGGGGCCGCGGGGGTCGCTGCTGCTGAGCGGCGCCGATCTTCGCCGCCGTCTGGGCCTCAAGAGCACCTTGGTGAACTTTCAGATGGTTCCGGCCATGGCACCGCCGGAACCGGTTCCGGCCCTCAGGGCAACGCCGGTCCAGGGCGCCTCCAGGATTGCCCAGATCACGGCGTCGGTGTCACGCCCAAGCCCGGCTCTGCTGGGGGGGCTGGGCCGCGAGCGCCGGCAAGCGCTGCCGGGGTGGCAACTGCTGGTGACGGGGCAAGGCCATGGCCATGGCGTGGGCATGAGCCAGTGGGGGGCCAATGGCCTGGCCAGGCAGGGCGCTGATTTCCGCACGATCCTTCGCCATTACTACCGGGGGGCTGAGGTGATGCCCTACCAACCCCATCACGACGGTTCAGTGGCGCAGACCTGGCCATCGGCGCCAGCTTGGAGGGGTTGATCCGGCGCTGCCGTTGCCCTCTTTCTCCATCGTTGACGATCCGCCGCGTTCGGCTGAGGTGTTGTGCACCAGGCTGGTGGACCAGCTGGAGCGATCCCTCCGTCAGATCCTTCAGAACCCGGCGGCCAGCCGCCCCCTGGGTCTGGCCACCGGGCGCACGATGGAGCCGCTTTACGCCGCCCTGGTGGAGCGCCTGCTGCGCTGGCCATCGCCCGATCTCGCGGCGCTTCGGCGCAGCTGGTGCAGCTTCAACCTGGACGAGTACCTGGGGCTGCCAGCCGGCGATCCGCGCAGTTACCGGACCTTCATGGACGATCGGCTGGGGCGGCCCCTGGCGTTGCCGGCGGGGGCCTTGCAGCTGCCCGATGGGCAGGCGGCCGATGGGGATGCTGCCGCTGTGGCGTTCCGCGCTGCCCTGCAGGCCAAGGGAGGAATCGGTGTGCAGCTGCTGGGTCTGGGCAGCAACGGCCATTTGGGCTTCAACGAGCCCCCCTGCGGTCGTGAGCAGGCCTGCCGGGTGGTGGAGCTCTCAGAGGCGACGCGACGCCAGAACGCCGGCTTGTTCGGAGGTGACCCCGCGGCGGTGCCGCCCTGGGCCATCACCCTGGGGCTGAAGGAGATCCTGGCGGCTGAGCAGATCCACCTGGTGGTGACCGGTCGCGGCAAAGCCCCCATCCTTGGCCGCCTGTTGGCCATGGATCAGCCCGATCCCGCCGTGCCGGCCAGCTGGTTGCTGGAGCACCCCCAGGTCAGTCTCTGGGCCGATGCGGACGCCCTGTCGCTCTCCTTAGCTTGAACGGGTGAACGCGTCGCTTCGATGAGCATCGACCCCGTGGAACGCCGCCTGGAACAGAGCTTCGAAGCGGAGCGCTGGACGCGTTTCATCCAGGACTGTCAGGACATCGAGCAGCTGCGGGAGACGGCTCTGGCGTTGGTGCAGCAGCTCGCGCAGCAGAAGGCTGCCAGCGCCTGGATGGCCAGCCGCGCCTCGGAATCGGAGAACGCCAAGTTGCAGATGCTGGCCCAGATGATCCGCCAGACGGACGACAGTGGCGAGACATCCTCTGATCGGGGGATGTGATCCCGCAGCGAAAGCCGGTCAGTCGTGGTCCTTCTGCCAGCGGCTGAGGCTGGCGGGGGAGAACTTGTGGCCGTGGCGGGCGGCCACTTTCACCACACAGGAGTTGTCCTTGCCGCAACGCTGCACCTCAGCTCGGATGTTGTCGTTGCTCTGGACGCGGGACATGAACGTTTCCAGCTGCTTCATCGACATGGATTCGAGTCTCCAGAAGGGATGACTCCGGCCTAGCTGCTGCGTCTGTGTGCTCCCCAACACGAAAGGATTGATCCGGATTTCCACACAGCGTGTTGCAGTTGCTTGCGCTCTATGAAGCTTCCAGGTCCAGATTCTGGTCGAAGTCGAGGTTGGCGCTGACGCTGCGGACGTCGTCCAGGCCATCGAGGGCATCCAGCAATTTGAGGCACTGGCGTGCGGTGTCGATGTCGCTGATCTCCACGCTGCTCAGGGCTGACCAGCTGTGGCCCCACTCCCGCACGGTCCAGCCCTGTTGATGCAGGCCGTCCTGCAGGGCCTCCAGGCTGGTGAAGGGGCCATGCACCAGCGCCGAGCCGTCCTGCAGCAGTTCATAGCCATCGGCGTCGAGCTCCAGCAGGCTTTCCAGCAGCCGTTCCTCATCGGCAGCCGTGGCCTGGATGCTCACTTCGCTGCGGTGGGTGAACAGATAAGCGACGCAGCCGCTTTCCCCGAGGTTGCCGCCGTTCTTGCTGAAGGCCAGTCGCAGATCAGCAGCCGTTCGATTGCGGTTGTCCGTGAGGGCCTCCACCAGCACGGCCATGCCGGCCGGGCCATAGCCCTCGTAACGCACCTCCTCCAGTTGGGTGCCATCACCCCCCTGGCCGGAGCCCTTGGCGATGGCTCGCTCGATGTTGGCGGCTGGAACCCCGGCAGCCTTGGCCTTGCTGATCGCCGTGCGCAGCTGAAAGTTGCCGGATGGGTCCGCCCCATCCCTTGCCGCCACCATGATCTCGCGGCCGAGGCGGGTGAACACAGCCCCGCGCTTCGCGTCAACGACGGCCTTGGTGCGTTTGATCTGGGACCATTTGCTGTGGCCGGCCATCGCTCCTGAGCGCCCTGCACCGATGCTGGCGCACGGACCTCAGCCGCTCGCATCAAACACCACCTTCGGTTGGAGTTGATCGTGCTCCTGGCGCAGCCCGATGCCCGCCATGCTGCCGTCGGCGTTGCAGACCACCACGGCGTTGCCTGGACCCGGCTCCAGGCTCAGTCGACGGCCGCAGCGCCAGTCGGCCTCCTCGCTGCCGTTGAGCTGGCGGCGGGGCAGATGCTCCAGGGCGAGCAGAGGGGAGAGAGGTGGCGGAGGTGTGGTGTCCGCCTTCGGCAGCGCTTGGGCCTGGGACTCGAGGAAGCCGAGGGCCTGGGTGCGGCGCAGCTGGGCCAGGCAGCCGCCGCAGCCCAGCTGCTCGCCAAGATCGCGAGCGAGGGCACGGATGTAGGTGCCAGTGGAGCAGTGCACCTCCAGGGTCAGCTGTCCCTGGCGGGTGTCCCAGTGCAGCAGCTCCAGGCGGTGGATGGTCACCGGCCGTGGAGGCAGGTCCATCTGCTCTCCTCTTCGGGCGCGGGCGTGGGCCCGTTCGCCGTCCACATGCACGGCGGACACCTGGGGCGGGCGTTGCTGGATCGGGCCACGGAACCGGTTCAAGGCGCTCTCCAGCTCCTCGAGCTGAAGGTCAGGCCAGGGGGCCTGGCGCAGCAGCTCCCCCTCCAGGTCGTCGCTGCTGGTGACGCGCCCCAGCTGGATCACCCCCCGGTAGGTCTTCTCACCGGGGAGGTAGGGCAGCAGGCGTGTGGCGGGGCCCAGGGCGATCGGCAGAACCCCCGTCACCGCAGGGTCCAGGGTGCCGCCGTGGCCCACCCGTTTGAGGCCATAGCAGCGCCGTAGACGGCTGACGCAGCTGTGGGAGGTGAGCCCGGCGGGTTTGTCGATCACCACGAAGCCGAAGGGGCCGTCCAAGGGGGGTGGTCGTCGTGACCCCAGACTGTTGCATCCCAACGGTCCATCGACGCCATGCCCCAGCTCCGCAGCAGCCGTGAGGTGGATGTGTCCTCGTTCCTGGAGGACGGCCTGGCCGTGAAGCAGCACCTGCAGCGCTACCTGGATCTCTCGTCCGAGGAGCTGGAGCGGCGATTGCCCAGCAGCACGGACGACCTGGCGGATCTGCATCCGGGAGCCTTCCGGCCGGAGGACGCCACGACCTTCTATGAGGACACGGTGGGGACGGGCCATCTGCTGGAGCTGGCGGCCTGGCACCTCAGCAGTGCGGATTACATCGCCGACACCCTGCGGCTGCAGGGGATGACCGCCCGGGGGCAGGTGCTGGACTTCGGTGGCGGCATCGGCACCCATGCCCTCTCGGCAGCGGCCTTACCCCAGGTGGATCACGTCTGGTTCGTGGACCTCAACCCCCACAACCAGGCCTTTGTCGAGCAACGGGCGGCCGCTCTTGGGCTCTCCGAGAAGCTCTCGTTGCATCGGGATCTGGAGTCCACCGGCGCGGTGCGCTTCGACACGGTGGTCTGCCTTGATGTGCTGGAACATCTGCCTGATCCGTCTACGCAACTGATGGCGTTTCATCAGCGCATGGCATCCGATGCCACCGCCTTGCTGAACTGGTACTTCTTCAAGGGTCACGACGGCGAATATCCCTTCCATTTCGATGATCCGACGCTGGTGGATCAGTTCTTCACAACCCTGCAGGGACGTTTCCTTGAGGTGTTTCACCCATTGCTGATCACCGCTCGCCTCTATCGGCCGATCTGACAGTCGCCATTGAACAGCCCCAGCGACCTGGCGGTGCTGGGGCTCGCGTTGATCGGATTGGAGTTCGTGCTGCGCCGTGCGATCAGGCGGTGATGTTGATCCGCTTGCGGTTGCGCAGGCCGCGGCGGATGGTCTCGAACTTCACCACACCAGCGGTGAGGGCGAACAGGGTGTCGTCCTTGCCGATGCCCACGTTGACGCCGGGCAGCACCGAGGTGCCGCGCTGACGGATGAGGATGGAACCAGCGGTGACGGTTTCGCCGCCGTAGGCCTTCACGCCAAGGCGCTTGGCGTTGGAATCGCGACCGTTGCGTGTGGAGCCTGTGCCTTTCTTATGAGCCATGGGTGGAAATGGATGGAGGGCGGTGCGGGGAGAACCGGGAGGGTCAGCTGATGGCTTTGCCGCCCACGGCGATGGATTCAACCATCACCCGGGTGAGTTCCTGACGGTGACCATTCTTGCGCCGCGTCTTCTTTTTCGGGCGCATTTTGTACACGATCACCTTGGGGCCACGGCGGTGAGCCATCACCTTCAGGGTCACGGTGGCGTCTTTGACGAAGGGCTGTCCGAGGGTGGTGCCCTTGGAATCCTTCACCAGCAGAACGTTTTCGAGCTTGATGGTGTCATCAACCTCAGCGTGTAGGCGATCCACGTCGTAATAGCGGTTGGCCTGAACCCACATCTGGGTGCCGGAGGCTTCGACGATGGCGTAGCCCTCGGATGACGAGGCAGCGGCTGCTGGTGCTTTTGCCGTCGCTTCCTCAGCGTCGGTGCTGGCTTTGGCGGTTTTGGTGTCTGCCATGGAGTAGAGACACGGTCAGGCTCGGCCGAAACCGATTCAGCCTGATCCGCAATCGAAAGACAAACAAAGATCTTCGATCATCGAGGTCCCCGTCGTCAACATTCAGGAACATTGACTTCCTGACCGCCGGATGGCCAGGCCGGGCCTCACGATCGCCTTATTGCTCACGACACCAGCTCTGGTGGATGCCTGCAGACAGTGGTTGCCGGAGACGCGTTACCACTCCCTTGATTTGAGTCGCCTTGACCAGGGGGAGGAGCCGATTGATCTTGTCGGCACCCTGGCGGCTCAGCAGGAGGAGATCGACGCGGTGGTGGTGGAGCAGCAGCTGCTGGATGCCACCAGCCGCGAGCAGTTGCTCGGCCGGGGGCTGTTGTTCCCCGCCGTAGTGGTGGGTGAGGTGAAGGGCCATGTGGACTACCACTCCGAGGAGCTGCACCTCGCTGACGATCAGCTGGCCCAGCTGGGATACACCGTTGATGCCGCCATCTCACGCTTCCTGCGCCAGGGACGTGCCGACGGGCGCTCGGATGACGCTGGGCTGGCATCCGTGGACAAGTTGTCCCGCCGCCTGCAGGAACGGCTCGGCTACCTCGGGGTCTTCTACAAGCGCGATCCTTCCCGGTTCCTCGGCAGCCTTCCCGCCGAGGAACGTCAGGAACTGCTGGAGTCGTTGCAGCGCACGTATCGCGATCTGCTGATCAGTTATTTCAGCGACCCAGCAGCGTCAAACCAGGCCTTGGAGAGTTTCGTCAACACCGCCTTTTTCAGTGATCTGCCGATCACCAGAACCGTTGAAATCCACGTGGATCAGATCGATGAGTTCTGGAAGCAGCTGCGGCTGGAAGGGCATAAAAGCGATTTTCTTCAGGATTACCGCCTTGCGCTTCTCGATGTGATGGCCCATCTGTGTGAGATGTATCGGCGCTCCATCCCGCCGGACATCCCTCTCACCGGTTTGGCTTCCGGCCGACACCGAAGGGAGGCTGATTTGCCGGATGCCCCTGAGGTGTCGTCATGAGCCCACGCAAGACCTACATCCTCAAGCTGTACGTCGCCGGCAACACGCCGAATTCGATGCGGGCCCTCAAAACGCTGCGCAACATCCTCGAAACCGAGTTCCGAGGCGTCTATGCCCTGAAGGTGATTGACGTGCTCAAAAACCCTCAGCTCGCGGAAGAGGACAAGATCCTGGCGACCCCCACGCTTGCGAAGATCCTGCCTCCACCGGTGCGACGCATCATTGGCGATCTGTCCGATCGTGAGCGGGTGCTGATCGGTCTCGATCTTCTGTACGACGAGCTGGCCGACAACGCCTTCGGTTCCGGCTATCTGGATGCGGTGGATGAGGAGAACGACACGTCGACGACGGAATCGACATCGGATTCTTAAGCCAGATGGTGATCGATCTCCCCCCCCAGACAGACCTCCCTACGGTCCTTTTATAGGTGTTGCGCCATGCAGTTTCCCCCAACCAGCGGCTCGACTCAGATGCAGGTGCAGAAGCTCCCCACCGGCATCGAGGGCTTTGATGATGTCTGCCAGGGCGGCCTGCCGATCGGGCGCAGCACCCTGATCAGCGGAACCTCCGGCACCGGCAAGACGGTGTTCTCGCTGCACTTCCTCCATAACGGCATCAAGCACTTCGATGAGCCGGGCATCTTCGTCACCTTCGAGGAGTCGCCGCTCGACATCCTGCGCAATGCCGCCAGCTTCGGCTGGAACCTGCTGGAGATGGTGGAACAGGACAAGCTGTTCATCCTTGACGCATCACCGGATCCCGATGGCCAGGATGTGGCCGGCAGTTTCGATCTCTCCGGCCTGATCGAGCGGATCAATTACGCCATCCGCAAGTACAAGGCCAAGCGGGTGGCGATCGACTCGATCACGGCGGTGTTTCAGCAGTACGACGCGGTGTTCGTTGTCCGACGGGAGATCTTCCGGCTGATCGCTCGGCTGAAGGAGATCGGCGTCACCACGGTGATGACAACCGAACGCATCGATGAGTACGGACCGATTGCGCGCTACGGGGTCGAGGAGTTCGTCTCCGACAACGTGGTGATCCTGCGCAACGTGTTGGAGGGTGAGCGCCGTCGCCGCACGGTGGAGATCCTCAAGCTGCGGGGCACCACTCATATGAAGGGGGAATTCCCCTTCACCATGGGCACCCACGGCATCAGCATCTTCCCGCTGGGGGCCATGCGTCTCACCCAGCGCTCCTCCAATGTTCGGGTGAGCTCCGGTGTGCCGCGGCTGGACGACATGTGCGGCGGTGGTTTCTTCAAGGATTCGATCATCCTGGCCACCGGCGCCACCGGTACCGGCAAGACCCTGCTGGTGTCCAAATTCATTGAAGACGCCTGTCGGAACAAGGAGCGGGCGATCCTCTTCGCCTACGAGGAGTCCCGGGCCCAGTTGCTGCGCAACGGCACGAGCTGGGGCATCGACTTTGAGCAGATGGAGCAGGACGGGTGGCTGAAGATCATCTGCGCCTACCCCGAATCCACCGGGCTGGAGGATCACCTCCAGATCATCAAGACGGAGATCAGCCAGTTCAAGCCATCCCGGATGGCCATCGACTCCCTCTCAGCTCTGGCCCGGGGTGTGAGCCATAACGCCTTCCGGCAGTTCGTGATCGGCGTGACCGGTTACGCCAAGCAGGAGGAGATCGCCGGCTTCTTTACGAACACCTCCGAGGAGTTCATGGGCAGCCACTCGATCACCGATTCCCACATCTCCACGATCACCGACACGATCCTGCTGCTGCAGTACGTGGAGATCCGTGGGGAGATGGCCCGGGCCCTCAACGTGTTCAAGATGCGCGGCTCCTGGCACGACAAGGGCATCCGCGAGTTTGTGATCACCGGCAATGGTCCGCAGATCAAGGATTCCTTCTCCAACTTCGAGCGGATCATTTCCGGCGTGCCCCATCGGGTGACCACCGACGAGCGCAGCGAACTGTCCCGTATCGCCCGCGGCGTCTCCAGCGACGACTAAGCCGTCTGACCAGCGGTGGAGCGG
This window contains:
- a CDS encoding Nif11 family protein; amino-acid sequence: MSMKQLETFMSRVQSNDNIRAEVQRCGKDNSCVVKVAARHGHKFSPASLSRWQKDHD
- the kaiB gene encoding circadian clock protein KaiB, producing MSPRKTYILKLYVAGNTPNSMRALKTLRNILETEFRGVYALKVIDVLKNPQLAEEDKILATPTLAKILPPPVRRIIGDLSDRERVLIGLDLLYDELADNAFGSGYLDAVDEENDTSTTESTSDS
- the truB gene encoding tRNA pseudouridine(55) synthase TruB; amino-acid sequence: MDGPFGFVVIDKPAGLTSHSCVSRLRRCYGLKRVGHGGTLDPAVTGVLPIALGPATRLLPYLPGEKTYRGVIQLGRVTSSDDLEGELLRQAPWPDLQLEELESALNRFRGPIQQRPPQVSAVHVDGERAHARARRGEQMDLPPRPVTIHRLELLHWDTRQGQLTLEVHCSTGTYIRALARDLGEQLGCGGCLAQLRRTQALGFLESQAQALPKADTTPPPPLSPLLALEHLPRRQLNGSEEADWRCGRRLSLEPGPGNAVVVCNADGSMAGIGLRQEHDQLQPKVVFDASG
- a CDS encoding circadian clock protein KaiA; amino-acid sequence: MARPGLTIALLLTTPALVDACRQWLPETRYHSLDLSRLDQGEEPIDLVGTLAAQQEEIDAVVVEQQLLDATSREQLLGRGLLFPAVVVGEVKGHVDYHSEELHLADDQLAQLGYTVDAAISRFLRQGRADGRSDDAGLASVDKLSRRLQERLGYLGVFYKRDPSRFLGSLPAEERQELLESLQRTYRDLLISYFSDPAASNQALESFVNTAFFSDLPITRTVEIHVDQIDEFWKQLRLEGHKSDFLQDYRLALLDVMAHLCEMYRRSIPPDIPLTGLASGRHRREADLPDAPEVSS
- the rnz gene encoding ribonuclease Z is translated as MQVTFLGTSSGVPTRARNVSAVALRLPQRSEMWLFDCGEGTQHQFLRSDLRLSQLRRVFVTHMHGDHVFGLPGLLASLGLSGSCQDGVDLYGPDPLESFLKGALHTSSTRIGYPLQVHRSRPAAEQGTVLFEDDELTVRCTPLTHRVPAYAYRVDQKPLAGRFDIDKARSLGIPPGPVYARLKRGESVTLEDGRVIDGTTLCGPERPGVSVMICTDTVFCDAAVELARGVDLLIHESTFAHAEAEMAFQKQHSTSTMAAQTAAEAGVGQLAITHLSPRYVPGNPVSPDDLLKEAQAIFPNTVLAKDFLSLDVTPHCNSS
- a CDS encoding class I SAM-dependent methyltransferase; the protein is MPQLRSSREVDVSSFLEDGLAVKQHLQRYLDLSSEELERRLPSSTDDLADLHPGAFRPEDATTFYEDTVGTGHLLELAAWHLSSADYIADTLRLQGMTARGQVLDFGGGIGTHALSAAALPQVDHVWFVDLNPHNQAFVEQRAAALGLSEKLSLHRDLESTGAVRFDTVVCLDVLEHLPDPSTQLMAFHQRMASDATALLNWYFFKGHDGEYPFHFDDPTLVDQFFTTLQGRFLEVFHPLLITARLYRPI
- a CDS encoding glucosamine-6-phosphate deaminase, translated to MPSFSIVDDPPRSAEVLCTRLVDQLERSLRQILQNPAASRPLGLATGRTMEPLYAALVERLLRWPSPDLAALRRSWCSFNLDEYLGLPAGDPRSYRTFMDDRLGRPLALPAGALQLPDGQAADGDAAAVAFRAALQAKGGIGVQLLGLGSNGHLGFNEPPCGREQACRVVELSEATRRQNAGLFGGDPAAVPPWAITLGLKEILAAEQIHLVVTGRGKAPILGRLLAMDQPDPAVPASWLLEHPQVSLWADADALSLSLA
- the rpmA gene encoding 50S ribosomal protein L27 — its product is MAHKKGTGSTRNGRDSNAKRLGVKAYGGETVTAGSILIRQRGTSVLPGVNVGIGKDDTLFALTAGVVKFETIRRGLRNRKRINITA
- the rplU gene encoding 50S ribosomal protein L21, producing MADTKTAKASTDAEEATAKAPAAAASSSEGYAIVEASGTQMWVQANRYYDVDRLHAEVDDTIKLENVLLVKDSKGTTLGQPFVKDATVTLKVMAHRRGPKVIVYKMRPKKKTRRKNGHRQELTRVMVESIAVGGKAIS
- a CDS encoding YebC/PmpR family DNA-binding transcriptional regulator yields the protein MAGHSKWSQIKRTKAVVDAKRGAVFTRLGREIMVAARDGADPSGNFQLRTAISKAKAAGVPAANIERAIAKGSGQGGDGTQLEEVRYEGYGPAGMAVLVEALTDNRNRTAADLRLAFSKNGGNLGESGCVAYLFTHRSEVSIQATAADEERLLESLLELDADGYELLQDGSALVHGPFTSLEALQDGLHQQGWTVREWGHSWSALSSVEISDIDTARQCLKLLDALDGLDDVRSVSANLDFDQNLDLEAS
- a CDS encoding SpoIID/LytB domain-containing protein, whose translation is MGCAVVSAVAPPPAVPLGREPQMRVLVQEGPRLALRADGNQLFQVRGLPGGTRTLRRLVLSLRGGALLAELDGEQQRLPASSLLQVRSSDPRGIWLAQRRYRGELRLSGRGGQLRAVNALGIESYLMSVVGSEMPHKWPLAALQAQAVAARTYALQQRSRGGGWDLKATVASQVYLGVESETPRTRQAVASTRSLVLVHGGKLINAVFHSSSGGVTEASGMVWRNQLPYLVSVPDHDQHSPMHRWQERFDLEGLRQRLPETGGVNAVDVLSRSASGRVRQARLRGPRGSLLLSGADLRRRLGLKSTLVNFQMVPAMAPPEPVPALRATPVQGASRIAQITASVSRPSPALLGGLGRERRQALPGWQLLVTGQGHGHGVGMSQWGANGLARQGADFRTILRHYYRGAEVMPYQPHHDGSVAQTWPSAPAWRG
- the kaiC gene encoding circadian clock protein KaiC gives rise to the protein MQFPPTSGSTQMQVQKLPTGIEGFDDVCQGGLPIGRSTLISGTSGTGKTVFSLHFLHNGIKHFDEPGIFVTFEESPLDILRNAASFGWNLLEMVEQDKLFILDASPDPDGQDVAGSFDLSGLIERINYAIRKYKAKRVAIDSITAVFQQYDAVFVVRREIFRLIARLKEIGVTTVMTTERIDEYGPIARYGVEEFVSDNVVILRNVLEGERRRRTVEILKLRGTTHMKGEFPFTMGTHGISIFPLGAMRLTQRSSNVRVSSGVPRLDDMCGGGFFKDSIILATGATGTGKTLLVSKFIEDACRNKERAILFAYEESRAQLLRNGTSWGIDFEQMEQDGWLKIICAYPESTGLEDHLQIIKTEISQFKPSRMAIDSLSALARGVSHNAFRQFVIGVTGYAKQEEIAGFFTNTSEEFMGSHSITDSHISTITDTILLLQYVEIRGEMARALNVFKMRGSWHDKGIREFVITGNGPQIKDSFSNFERIISGVPHRVTTDERSELSRIARGVSSDD